The genome window GCACGGCAGCCGGGCGCCGAGGGGCTGCTGGGGCTCGCCGCGTGCTGGCGGGTGGCCGTCGACCGGGGCGCGGGCCTCGCCGCCGGGCTCGACCGGCTGGAGGGCGCCCTGCGCGCCGAGCGGGACCAGCGAGCCGACCTGCGCGCCCAGTTGGCCGGTGCCCGGTCCACGGCGGTGATGCTCGCCGGGCTCCCGGTCCTCGGCCTCCTGCTCGGCACCGCGCTCGGCGCCGACCCCCTGCACGTGGTGCTGCACACCACGGCCGGGCTGGGCTGTCTGCTCGTCGGCGGGGTGCTGGAAGGCGCGGGCCTGTGGTGGGCGCTGCGGATCGTGCGGGGAGCCGAGGCGGCGTGAGCGGCGAAGTTGTCCACAGGCTGGGGGTGACGGTGTGCGTGCTCGCGGGACTGTGGTGGCCGGCCCGGTCGCTCGTCACCGCGCGCCGCGAACGCAGGCTGCGTGCCCGGCTGGTCGCGGTGCTCGCCGTCGCGGCCGAGCCGTCCGGGCGGAGCCTCGTGTCACGGGGTGCGGTCCGGCGATGGCTGCCGGTCGCCGGGGCGGTCTGCGCCGGGTGGGTACTGGTCGGCGGCCTGCCGGGGCTGCTGGTGGGGCCGGCCGCCGGAGCCGGGGCCTGGCTGTGGCTGCGGCGGGCCCGGCGCGCGGGCGGCGATCCCGTGGAGGCGTACGGCGCCGCGGAAGCCGCCCGTCAGCTGCCTCTGGCCGCCGATCTGCTGGCCGCCTGCATCACGGCGGGAGCGAGCCCCGTGACGGCCGCCCAGGCCGTGGGAGAGGCCCTGGGAGGCCCGGTGGGCGAGCGGCTGGCCAGAGGCGCGGCACAGGCGCGGCTCGGGGGCGAACCGGCCGAGGCCTGGCGCTCGTTGGCCGCCCTCCCCGGCGCCGGGGCGCTGGCACGGCTGCTGGAACGCGCCGACGAGTCCGGCGTACCGGCCGCCTCCCCCGTCGCCCGCCTCGCCGCCGACGCCCGCGCGGAGTGGGGTCGTTCGGCGACGGAGCGGGCGCGCCGGGCCGCCGTGCTGGTCACCGCCCCGGTGGGGCTGTGCTTCCTGCCCGCCTTCATCGCGATGGGTGTGCTGCCGGTCGTGATCGGGCTGGCGGACGGGTTGTTGGGAGGGGGTGGGTGATGACGGGCGGCGACCTGTGATCAGTGGTCGGCAATGGTCGGCAGGAGTCGAGAGCAGTCAGCAACGGTCAAGGGAACTGAGCCTCACGGGGGTTGGGATGTACCAGGCAGCAAAGGCAGCAAAGGCAGCAGAGGCCGTGAAGGTCGTGAAGGCAAGGACGGCAGCGGCGGTGACGAAGGCGGCGACGGCGGTGCGGGCCGTGCGGGAAGCGGTGCGGGTTCGGGTGGCGGGTGCCGTGCTGTGCCGGGTGCGGGCGGCGCGGAGGGACGCGGGGATGGTGACCTCCGAGTACGCGGT of Streptomyces phaeolivaceus contains these proteins:
- a CDS encoding type II secretion system F family protein, with the protein product MSGEVVHRLGVTVCVLAGLWWPARSLVTARRERRLRARLVAVLAVAAEPSGRSLVSRGAVRRWLPVAGAVCAGWVLVGGLPGLLVGPAAGAGAWLWLRRARRAGGDPVEAYGAAEAARQLPLAADLLAACITAGASPVTAAQAVGEALGGPVGERLARGAAQARLGGEPAEAWRSLAALPGAGALARLLERADESGVPAASPVARLAADARAEWGRSATERARRAAVLVTAPVGLCFLPAFIAMGVLPVVIGLADGLLGGGG